Proteins encoded in a region of the Streptomyces sp. NBC_01298 genome:
- the galE gene encoding UDP-glucose 4-epimerase GalE yields the protein MTFLITGGAGYIGAHVVRAMLLAGEEVVVLDDLSTGNADRVPEGVPLVVGSVLDRQVLDETFARHRITGVVHLAGKKQVGESVEKPLHYYEENVGGLTVLLQAVAAAGVRNFLFSSSASVYGMPDVDLVTEDTPCLPLSPYGETKLAGEWLVRAAGKAHGISTACLRYFNVAGAAAPELADTGVFNLVPMIFERFGKGEGARIFGDDYATADGTCIRDYIHVADLAEAHVVAARKLVEWGAQGEYKDLTVNIGRGEGVSVREMVELVNEATGHTDPAYAPVVSPRRAGDPAKVVASADRISSELGWKARHDVREMITSAWEGWEAHRKA from the coding sequence ATGACGTTTCTGATCACTGGTGGTGCCGGTTACATCGGGGCGCACGTCGTCCGCGCGATGCTGCTTGCGGGTGAGGAGGTCGTGGTGCTGGACGACCTCTCCACCGGCAACGCCGACCGCGTCCCGGAGGGCGTCCCGCTGGTGGTCGGATCCGTGCTCGACCGGCAGGTCCTCGACGAGACCTTCGCCCGGCACCGGATCACCGGCGTGGTCCACCTGGCGGGCAAGAAGCAGGTCGGCGAGTCCGTGGAGAAGCCGCTGCACTACTACGAGGAGAACGTGGGCGGCCTCACCGTCCTGCTCCAGGCCGTGGCGGCCGCGGGCGTGCGCAACTTCCTCTTCTCCTCCTCCGCCTCCGTGTACGGGATGCCGGACGTGGACCTCGTCACCGAGGACACCCCGTGCCTGCCGCTGAGCCCGTACGGCGAGACGAAGCTGGCGGGCGAATGGCTGGTCCGCGCGGCGGGCAAGGCCCACGGCATCTCCACCGCCTGCCTGCGCTACTTCAACGTGGCGGGCGCCGCGGCTCCCGAGCTCGCCGACACCGGGGTCTTCAACCTGGTCCCGATGATCTTCGAGCGGTTCGGCAAGGGCGAGGGGGCCCGGATCTTCGGCGACGACTACGCGACCGCGGACGGCACCTGCATCCGTGACTACATCCACGTAGCTGACCTCGCGGAGGCCCACGTGGTGGCCGCGCGCAAGCTCGTCGAATGGGGCGCGCAGGGCGAGTACAAGGACCTCACCGTCAACATCGGCCGCGGCGAGGGCGTTTCCGTCCGCGAGATGGTCGAGCTGGTCAACGAGGCCACCGGGCACACCGATCCCGCCTACGCGCCCGTGGTCTCCCCGCGCCGCGCCGGCGACCCGGCGAAGGTCGTCGCCTCCGCCGACCGGATCTCGTCGGAGCTGGGCTGGAAGGCGCGCCACGACGTGCGCGAGATGATCACCTCGGCCTGGGAGGGCTGGGAGGCCCACCGCAAGGCCTGA
- a CDS encoding SCO2584 family spore wall biosynthesis protein, with protein sequence MPDDVGGNPFPDDGTPEEHADDRGGADKDFASVVFDEDFVRNAEIREPSAAERQRAGDRARAEAAEAARAAFAGGWTGDEDYDAYAYGGAEGHHSEDSGWDHGHGYGAGSGEGPYGAYGGSLRPYRGRSPWLRPVAWVLAFVMGLGMIALAFSAVYRSAASDAEPAPAPASTPMGEVAGAGAFMDRVSRQP encoded by the coding sequence GTGCCGGACGACGTGGGGGGCAATCCGTTCCCGGACGACGGGACCCCCGAAGAACATGCAGACGACCGCGGAGGCGCGGACAAGGACTTCGCCTCCGTGGTGTTCGACGAGGACTTCGTCCGGAACGCCGAGATCCGTGAACCGAGCGCCGCGGAGCGCCAGCGGGCCGGCGACCGGGCGCGCGCCGAGGCGGCCGAGGCCGCCCGCGCGGCCTTTGCCGGCGGCTGGACGGGCGACGAGGACTACGACGCGTACGCCTACGGCGGCGCCGAGGGCCACCACTCCGAGGACTCCGGCTGGGACCACGGTCACGGCTACGGAGCCGGTTCCGGGGAAGGCCCGTACGGTGCCTACGGCGGCAGCCTGCGCCCCTACCGCGGCCGCTCTCCGTGGCTGCGCCCGGTCGCCTGGGTGCTCGCCTTCGTGATGGGCCTCGGCATGATCGCGCTCGCCTTCAGCGCCGTGTACCGCAGCGCGGCGAGCGATGCGGAGCCGGCTCCGGCCCCCGCCAGCACTCCGATGGGTGAAGTCGCCGGCGCCGGAGCGTTTATGGACCGCGTCAGCCGCCAACCCTGA
- a CDS encoding GtrA family protein — protein MSHTTDGQPGRLSGQPDERPSGQPSAQPAADRKAKLGQIIRFGLVGGVNTGTFFLLYLVLHPWMPYFAAYSLAFVLAMVGSFFMNTYFTYRTRPTWKKFLLFPLTNITNYVIQSAGLYALVTWAGMNTKIAPLVAAVVAIPFTFVLSRKILIPGTAGAAGEPEQTHSASTV, from the coding sequence ATGTCACACACGACGGACGGGCAGCCGGGGCGGCTCAGCGGGCAGCCGGACGAGCGGCCGAGCGGGCAGCCGAGTGCTCAGCCCGCCGCCGACCGGAAGGCCAAGCTGGGCCAGATCATCCGGTTCGGCCTGGTCGGCGGGGTCAACACCGGGACCTTCTTCCTGCTCTACCTGGTCCTGCACCCGTGGATGCCGTACTTCGCCGCGTACTCCCTCGCCTTCGTACTGGCGATGGTCGGCTCGTTCTTCATGAACACGTACTTCACCTACCGGACCCGGCCGACCTGGAAGAAGTTCCTGCTCTTCCCGCTGACCAACATCACGAACTACGTGATCCAGTCCGCGGGCCTCTACGCCCTGGTGACCTGGGCCGGCATGAACACCAAGATCGCGCCGCTCGTCGCGGCCGTCGTGGCCATCCCCTTCACCTTCGTCCTCTCCCGCAAGATCCTCATTCCGGGGACGGCCGGAGCGGCCGGGGAGCCGGAGCAGACCCACAGCGCGTCCACGGTCTGA
- a CDS encoding glycosyltransferase family 2 protein, producing MKLSVVVPCYNEEAVIDSFDTEIRKVLDALPVEYEVCYVDDGSRDGTLGKLRKIAAQYSDQTRYVSFSRNFGKEAGMLAGLREATGDAVVIMDADLQHPPELIATMLDYYRLGHDQIIARRTREGDKKVRTALSRLYYRGINRWVDVELTDGVGDFRLLSRPAVDALLSLPEYNRFSKGLFSWIGFDTVHFDYRNAQREAGETKWKFGALLNYGMDGLISFNNRPLRIGIWSGVSLVALTVLYALFIAVMAMTNGVESPGYVTIVALIAGLGGVQMIMLGLIGEYIGRIYYETKRRPHFLVKEAHGADRAAGSTDARDARDARDALRSEAQAVVAERSN from the coding sequence ATGAAGCTGTCTGTAGTAGTCCCTTGCTACAACGAAGAAGCCGTCATCGACAGCTTCGACACGGAGATTCGCAAGGTCCTGGACGCGCTGCCCGTCGAGTACGAGGTGTGCTACGTCGACGACGGTAGCCGTGACGGAACCCTTGGCAAACTCCGCAAGATCGCGGCGCAGTACTCCGACCAGACCCGCTACGTCTCCTTCAGCCGCAACTTCGGCAAGGAGGCGGGCATGCTCGCCGGCCTGCGCGAGGCGACCGGCGACGCGGTGGTCATCATGGACGCGGACCTCCAGCACCCGCCGGAGCTCATCGCCACCATGCTCGACTACTACCGGCTGGGCCATGACCAGATCATCGCCCGCCGCACCCGTGAAGGGGACAAGAAGGTCCGCACGGCGCTGAGCCGCCTCTACTACCGGGGCATCAACCGCTGGGTCGACGTGGAGCTCACCGACGGCGTCGGCGACTTCCGGCTGCTGTCCCGCCCGGCCGTGGACGCGCTGCTGTCGCTGCCCGAGTACAACCGCTTCTCCAAGGGTCTCTTCTCCTGGATCGGTTTCGACACGGTCCACTTCGACTACCGCAACGCGCAGCGCGAGGCCGGCGAGACGAAGTGGAAGTTCGGCGCCCTGCTGAACTACGGCATGGACGGGCTCATCTCCTTCAACAACCGGCCGCTGCGCATCGGCATCTGGTCGGGCGTGTCGCTGGTGGCCCTGACGGTGCTCTACGCCCTGTTCATCGCCGTCATGGCGATGACCAACGGGGTGGAGTCCCCGGGCTACGTCACGATCGTCGCGCTGATCGCGGGCCTGGGCGGCGTTCAGATGATCATGCTGGGCCTGATCGGCGAGTACATCGGCCGCATCTACTACGAGACCAAGCGCAGGCCGCACTTCCTGGTGAAGGAGGCGCACGGCGCCGACCGGGCGGCCGGCTCCACGGACGCCCGGGACGCCCGGGACGCCCGGGACGCGCTGCGGTCCGAGGCCCAGGCCGTGGTCGCGGAGCGAAGCAACTGA
- a CDS encoding bifunctional glycosyltransferase/CDP-glycerol:glycerophosphate glycerophosphotransferase, whose translation MHVPDVSVVVIVYNDAERLPAAVQSVLDQTLHGVEVVIVDDCSKDGSYAVAQKLETAHPGRVRAFRLPENSGGCGAPRNHGIQQATGTYVMFLDSDDVLERNACRNMLDAAVRTGSDLVSGMCVRVHLDSRSGKTTEWYPWIYARTRTLESITEYPDLLVYDTLSTNKCYRRAFLLEQGLEFPVGIHYEDLLFSAQAYVAARRITLIPNHVYYWNVQESASAKSISNRRHEIENFVHRMEIHRRVDELLASKGHAEIKSAKDTKFLKHDLVLHLRDLPLLDDAYRQEFARLANGYLAGIDPAAYDNVSNLQAICAYLLGKEDWDNLLPAADAMTNHGRLTSPLAERDGRVYWCDRHIDGPDADEARRILDVTNQSYAGAPLASLALGNRLTSYEDDGRGKVTLSGAIVNPLGRIRPDAALKATLEFRARRQIGVRSFSFPVATVRHAGDTIEWNTTADIRGTVRPLGIIDAVWDVRLKLTVGKDRLTTRVSVGEVDLEKAARLRVRPRLTRLVSDRFEPEMTKKGNLSYVLTAEGAAAVRTQALIDGAMHGKAAGVVKRSLRKALRARRNLGSGEQKVKVYHEVFSKLPIKKGTIVFESHMGKQYSDSPKAIYEELVRSGVQFEAIWAHAGGKSTGFPKDATLVRRWSWAYLRALAQAEYWVDNQGFPLALAKRPGTTYIQTWHGSALKRMGFHEPRTKAQDRAGQDRFQEAVDRFDHFLIRSEHDARTLAKGFRLRDEVLLRTGYPRNDALVAAHRSEAQSGERVRGPLAGEFGIDPEKKVLLYAPTFRASADGTVEGFEFPFDVEEFADRLGDRFTLLVRTHYLNSVTLPPSVAGRVIDVSKHHDITPLLALADGLITDYSSVMFDYAVLDRPMLFFAYDYEKYANDIRGTYFDLKEKAPGPVVATADELLQALAAFDEADAKYAEARQRFLAEFGEYDRGDAARQIVEKFFTRSGK comes from the coding sequence GTGCACGTGCCTGACGTCTCCGTGGTCGTCATCGTCTACAACGACGCAGAGCGTCTCCCGGCAGCCGTCCAGTCGGTTTTGGACCAGACCCTGCACGGGGTCGAGGTCGTGATCGTGGACGACTGCAGCAAGGACGGGTCCTACGCGGTCGCCCAGAAGCTCGAAACCGCGCATCCGGGGAGGGTGCGCGCCTTCCGGCTGCCGGAGAACAGCGGGGGCTGCGGCGCCCCGCGCAATCACGGCATCCAGCAAGCCACCGGCACCTACGTCATGTTCCTGGACAGCGACGACGTGCTGGAACGCAATGCCTGCCGCAACATGCTGGACGCCGCCGTGCGGACCGGCTCCGACCTGGTCTCCGGCATGTGCGTCCGGGTCCACCTCGACAGCCGTTCGGGCAAGACCACCGAGTGGTACCCGTGGATCTACGCGCGCACCCGCACGCTGGAGTCGATCACCGAGTACCCGGACCTGCTGGTCTACGACACCCTCTCCACGAACAAGTGCTACCGGCGCGCGTTCCTGCTGGAGCAGGGCCTGGAGTTCCCGGTCGGCATCCACTACGAGGACCTGCTCTTCTCCGCGCAGGCCTACGTCGCCGCCCGCCGCATCACGCTCATCCCGAACCACGTCTACTACTGGAACGTGCAGGAGAGCGCCTCGGCGAAGTCGATCAGCAACCGGCGCCACGAGATCGAGAACTTCGTCCACCGGATGGAGATCCACCGCCGCGTCGACGAACTGCTGGCGTCCAAGGGCCACGCGGAGATCAAGTCCGCGAAGGACACCAAGTTCCTCAAGCACGACCTGGTGCTCCACCTGCGCGACCTGCCGCTGCTCGACGACGCCTACCGCCAGGAGTTCGCCCGGCTCGCCAACGGCTACCTGGCCGGCATCGACCCGGCGGCGTACGACAACGTCAGCAACCTCCAGGCCATCTGCGCCTACCTGCTCGGCAAGGAGGACTGGGACAACCTCCTGCCCGCCGCCGACGCCATGACCAACCACGGCCGGCTCACGTCCCCGCTCGCCGAGCGCGACGGTCGCGTCTACTGGTGCGACCGGCACATCGACGGTCCCGACGCGGACGAGGCCCGCCGGATACTGGACGTCACCAACCAGTCCTACGCCGGTGCGCCGCTCGCCTCCCTCGCGCTGGGCAACCGCCTGACCTCGTACGAGGACGACGGCCGCGGCAAGGTCACCCTGTCGGGCGCCATCGTGAACCCCCTGGGCCGGATCCGCCCCGACGCGGCGCTGAAGGCCACGCTGGAGTTCCGCGCCCGCCGGCAGATCGGCGTCCGCTCCTTCAGCTTCCCGGTGGCCACCGTGCGCCACGCCGGGGACACGATCGAGTGGAACACCACGGCCGACATCCGCGGCACCGTCCGCCCGCTCGGCATCATCGACGCGGTCTGGGACGTACGCCTGAAGCTGACGGTGGGCAAGGACCGGCTCACCACCCGCGTCTCCGTCGGCGAGGTCGACCTGGAGAAGGCGGCCCGGCTGCGCGTGCGCCCGAGGCTGACCCGGCTGGTCTCCGACCGCTTCGAGCCGGAGATGACCAAGAAGGGCAACCTGTCCTACGTCCTGACCGCCGAGGGCGCCGCCGCCGTGCGCACCCAGGCGCTGATCGACGGCGCGATGCACGGCAAGGCCGCCGGCGTGGTCAAGCGGAGCCTGCGCAAGGCCCTGCGGGCCCGACGCAACCTCGGCTCGGGCGAGCAGAAGGTCAAGGTCTACCACGAGGTCTTCTCGAAGCTGCCCATCAAGAAGGGCACGATCGTCTTCGAGAGCCACATGGGCAAGCAGTACAGCGACAGCCCGAAGGCGATCTACGAGGAGCTGGTGCGCTCCGGCGTGCAGTTCGAGGCGATCTGGGCGCACGCGGGCGGCAAGTCCACCGGCTTCCCCAAGGACGCCACCCTGGTCCGGCGCTGGAGCTGGGCCTACCTGCGGGCGCTGGCCCAGGCCGAGTACTGGGTCGACAACCAGGGCTTCCCGCTGGCGCTGGCCAAGCGCCCGGGGACCACGTACATCCAGACCTGGCACGGCTCGGCCCTCAAGCGGATGGGCTTCCACGAGCCCCGCACCAAGGCGCAGGACCGTGCGGGCCAGGACCGCTTCCAGGAGGCCGTCGACCGCTTCGACCACTTCCTGATCCGCTCCGAGCACGACGCCCGTACGCTCGCCAAGGGCTTCCGGCTGCGTGACGAGGTGCTGCTGCGCACGGGCTACCCGCGCAACGACGCCCTGGTCGCGGCCCACCGCTCCGAGGCGCAGAGCGGCGAGCGGGTCCGCGGTCCGCTGGCCGGCGAGTTCGGGATCGACCCGGAGAAGAAGGTGCTGCTGTACGCGCCGACCTTCCGGGCGAGCGCGGACGGCACGGTGGAGGGCTTCGAGTTCCCCTTCGACGTGGAGGAGTTCGCCGACCGGCTCGGTGACCGCTTCACGCTGCTGGTGCGCACCCACTACCTCAACAGCGTCACGCTGCCGCCGTCGGTCGCGGGCCGCGTCATCGACGTGTCCAAGCACCACGACATCACGCCGCTGCTGGCGCTCGCGGACGGGCTGATCACGGACTACTCGTCCGTGATGTTCGACTACGCGGTCCTGGACCGGCCGATGCTGTTCTTCGCGTACGACTACGAGAAGTACGCGAACGACATCCGCGGCACGTACTTCGACCTCAAGGAGAAGGCACCGGGCCCGGTGGTCGCCACCGCGGACGAACTGCTCCAGGCCCTCGCCGCCTTCGACGAGGCGGATGCCAAGTACGCCGAGGCGCGCCAGCGTTTCCTCGCCGAGTTCGGCGAGTACGACCGCGGGGACGCGGCCCGGCAGATCGTCGAGAAGTTCTTCACCAGGAGCGGCAAGTGA
- a CDS encoding SCO2583 family membrane protein, whose amino-acid sequence MAMPGDPPNGTPEGAGGADDEFRADEYRSVVFDEDFVRAARLQEFSAQERMGEHARAVRSRSIWSSGTGHPGSRSGSGGAARQGRIIVLCITLALAGAVYMGLRNPYVPSAGDPAEAMSSTVVPLAPSEPVPGGRPADLYAHSPAAQYRIGAAGINFPGVRRTRHFSEEQVQAALTIAKDYLVQSSLDPDVLSGEASRPVRVLLDPDQLTQFDQSMLAPSGNGRHAVTGWLVRFDPATAVVADTRVRVSGVLAAAEVAPNALEVTSDHTFVYAVRPATGQPATADGASLFTVRRELRLRFDRDDLAARRAELVSAYVMAGPQACSADPAGGFRPLTAGAGPTTTGPAATDPYASGSPRRTAGLCGMLAPTEKPAESPGEGVSPAP is encoded by the coding sequence ATGGCCATGCCAGGAGATCCGCCGAACGGCACCCCCGAGGGTGCCGGCGGGGCCGACGACGAGTTCCGGGCCGACGAGTACCGGTCGGTGGTGTTCGACGAGGACTTCGTCCGGGCTGCCCGGCTCCAGGAGTTCTCCGCACAGGAGCGCATGGGCGAGCACGCCCGCGCCGTCCGGAGCCGCTCGATCTGGTCGAGCGGCACAGGCCATCCGGGATCCCGCAGCGGCTCCGGCGGGGCGGCCCGGCAGGGCCGGATCATCGTGCTGTGCATCACCCTGGCGCTCGCCGGCGCCGTCTACATGGGCCTGCGCAACCCCTACGTGCCGTCCGCCGGAGACCCGGCCGAGGCGATGAGCAGCACCGTCGTCCCGCTCGCGCCCTCCGAGCCCGTGCCGGGCGGCCGGCCCGCCGACCTGTACGCGCACAGTCCGGCGGCGCAGTACCGCATCGGGGCGGCCGGGATCAACTTCCCCGGCGTGCGCCGTACCCGCCACTTCAGCGAGGAGCAGGTCCAGGCCGCGCTGACCATCGCCAAGGACTACCTGGTGCAGTCCTCGCTGGACCCCGACGTGCTGTCGGGCGAGGCCTCCCGGCCGGTGCGCGTCCTGCTCGACCCCGACCAGTTGACGCAGTTCGACCAGAGCATGCTCGCGCCGTCCGGCAACGGGCGGCACGCCGTCACCGGCTGGCTGGTCCGCTTCGACCCGGCCACCGCGGTGGTGGCCGACACCCGGGTCCGGGTCAGCGGGGTCCTCGCCGCCGCGGAGGTGGCGCCGAACGCGCTGGAGGTGACCTCCGACCACACCTTCGTCTACGCCGTGCGCCCCGCCACCGGTCAGCCGGCCACGGCGGACGGGGCCTCGCTCTTCACCGTCCGCCGCGAGCTGCGGCTGCGCTTCGACCGCGACGACCTCGCCGCCCGGCGGGCGGAACTCGTCTCGGCCTACGTGATGGCGGGCCCGCAGGCCTGCTCCGCCGACCCGGCCGGAGGTTTCCGCCCGCTGACGGCCGGCGCCGGGCCGACCACCACCGGCCCGGCCGCGACCGACCCGTACGCCAGCGGCAGTCCGCGCCGCACGGCCGGGCTGTGCGGGATGCTCGCGCCGACGGAGAAACCGGCGGAGTCACCGGGGGAGGGCGTCAGCCCTGCTCCGTAG
- a CDS encoding glycosyltransferase, with protein MSQQTSTAQETPEAPDGAAGGRDIFLVSNSVDELGGVTTWSHQMARLFTDRGHRVHIVGITPVDEEIRQQLPADLPYAVTTLYDARPPAARSLHGIKGRLNAPERRRQAARRAKMQAKADHLGELLRAARPGAVVIVTQIWAMEWVALADTKQCTVIGMSHESFEASNRSSRGQRVRRYYREVDRMLVLTPEDSDLWIRSGMENVSSMPNPLPFMPASPAPRTEKVVASVGRLAFEKGMDLLLDAWADASPHHPDWVLRIYGAGLEEATLRAHATGLGLDDSVEWMGSTSDVLGALNGASVFAQASRAEGFPITLLEAMAAGVPVAAFDCAPGVREIVTHGEDGLLARLGNTIELAGQLERLMADRELRDRLGDAAFHNVQRYSSVEITDRWEELFSFLER; from the coding sequence GTGAGCCAGCAGACTTCCACCGCCCAGGAGACGCCGGAGGCCCCGGACGGAGCCGCCGGCGGTCGTGACATCTTCCTCGTCTCCAACAGCGTGGACGAACTCGGCGGCGTGACCACCTGGTCGCACCAGATGGCCCGGCTGTTCACCGACCGCGGTCACCGGGTCCACATCGTCGGCATCACCCCCGTCGACGAGGAGATCCGCCAGCAGCTCCCGGCGGACCTCCCCTACGCGGTGACCACGCTGTACGACGCCCGTCCGCCGGCGGCGCGCAGCCTGCACGGCATCAAGGGCCGGCTCAACGCGCCCGAACGGCGCCGCCAGGCGGCCCGCCGGGCGAAGATGCAGGCCAAGGCCGACCATCTGGGCGAGCTGCTGCGCGCGGCCCGCCCCGGCGCCGTGGTGATCGTCACCCAGATCTGGGCGATGGAGTGGGTGGCCCTCGCCGACACCAAGCAGTGCACGGTGATCGGCATGAGCCACGAGTCCTTCGAGGCGAGCAACAGGTCCTCCAGGGGCCAGCGGGTCCGCCGGTACTACCGGGAGGTCGACCGCATGCTCGTGCTGACCCCCGAGGACTCGGACCTCTGGATCCGCTCGGGCATGGAGAACGTCTCCAGCATGCCGAACCCGCTGCCGTTCATGCCCGCCTCCCCCGCCCCGCGCACCGAGAAGGTCGTGGCGAGCGTCGGCCGCCTCGCCTTCGAGAAGGGCATGGACCTGCTGCTCGACGCGTGGGCCGACGCCTCCCCGCACCACCCCGACTGGGTCCTGCGGATCTACGGGGCCGGCCTGGAGGAGGCGACCCTGCGGGCGCACGCCACCGGGCTCGGCCTGGACGACTCCGTGGAGTGGATGGGCAGCACCAGCGACGTGCTGGGCGCGCTGAACGGGGCCTCCGTCTTCGCCCAGGCCTCGCGCGCCGAGGGCTTCCCGATCACGCTGCTGGAGGCGATGGCCGCCGGTGTGCCGGTGGCCGCCTTCGACTGCGCGCCGGGTGTCCGGGAGATCGTGACGCACGGCGAGGACGGGCTGCTGGCCCGGCTGGGCAACACGATAGAGCTGGCCGGACAGCTGGAACGGCTGATGGCCGACCGAGAACTGCGCGACCGGCTCGGCGACGCCGCCTTCCACAACGTCCAGCGGTACTCCAGCGTCGAGATCACCGACCGGTGGGAGGAGCTGTTCTCCTTCCTGGAGCGCTGA
- the proB gene encoding glutamate 5-kinase has product MSAARQGVLDARRIVVKVGSSSLTTAAGGLDADRVDALVDVLAKARSGGEKEIVLVSSGAIAAGLSPLGLRRRPTDLARQQAAASVGQGLLVARYTASFARYGVRVGQVLLTTDDTSRRAHYRNAYRTLDQLLAMGALPVVNENDTVATDEIRFGDNDRLAALVAHLVRADLLVLLSDVDGLYDGDPSQPGTSRIDEVRGPEDIAHVTIGSVGKAGVGTGGMATKVEAARIAAAAGIPVVLTSASQAADALAGRATGTLFHSTGRRSTDRLLWLQHASTPQGHLVLDDGAVRAVTERGSSLLPAGIAAVEGDFVAGDPVELRAADGRAVARGLVNFDAKELPQLLGRSTRELARELGPEYEREVVHRDDLVLLQG; this is encoded by the coding sequence GTGTCAGCGGCTAGGCAGGGTGTGCTCGACGCGCGCAGGATCGTGGTCAAGGTCGGCTCCTCCTCCCTGACCACGGCGGCCGGCGGACTCGACGCCGACCGGGTGGACGCGCTGGTCGACGTACTGGCCAAGGCGCGCAGCGGCGGCGAGAAGGAGATCGTGCTGGTCTCCAGCGGAGCCATCGCCGCCGGACTCTCCCCGCTCGGCCTGCGCCGCCGCCCCACCGACCTGGCCCGCCAGCAGGCTGCCGCGAGCGTCGGCCAGGGCCTCCTCGTCGCCCGCTACACGGCCTCCTTCGCCCGGTACGGCGTACGCGTCGGCCAGGTGCTCCTGACCACCGACGACACGAGCCGGCGCGCGCACTACCGCAACGCCTACCGGACCCTGGACCAGCTCCTGGCCATGGGGGCGCTGCCCGTCGTCAACGAGAACGACACCGTCGCCACCGACGAGATCCGCTTCGGCGACAACGACCGCCTCGCCGCGCTCGTGGCCCACCTGGTCCGCGCCGACCTCCTCGTCCTGCTCTCGGACGTGGACGGCCTCTACGACGGGGACCCGTCCCAGCCCGGCACCAGCCGCATCGACGAGGTGCGCGGCCCCGAGGACATCGCCCACGTCACCATCGGCAGCGTGGGCAAGGCGGGCGTCGGCACCGGCGGCATGGCCACCAAGGTAGAGGCGGCGCGCATCGCCGCCGCGGCCGGCATCCCGGTCGTCCTGACCTCGGCCAGCCAGGCCGCGGACGCCCTGGCCGGACGGGCGACCGGCACGCTCTTCCACTCCACCGGACGCCGCTCCACGGACCGGCTGCTCTGGCTCCAGCACGCTTCGACCCCCCAGGGACACCTGGTCCTGGACGACGGCGCCGTCCGCGCGGTGACCGAACGCGGCAGCTCGCTGCTGCCCGCCGGGATCGCCGCGGTCGAGGGCGACTTCGTCGCCGGGGACCCCGTGGAACTGCGCGCGGCCGACGGCCGGGCGGTGGCGCGCGGCCTCGTCAACTTCGACGCCAAGGAGCTCCCGCAGCTCCTCGGCCGCTCCACCCGCGAGCTCGCCCGGGAACTCGGACCCGAGTACGAGCGGGAGGTCGTCCACCGCGACGATCTGGTCCTGCTGCAGGGCTGA
- a CDS encoding glutamate-5-semialdehyde dehydrogenase: MTSLDATTSPVIATAQAARTAAAAIAPLPRSAKDKALLAIADALEARTAEIVEANAVDTAKAAAAGTSETVIDRLTLTPDRIAAIASDVRDVAALPDPVGEVVRGSTLPNGIDLRQIRVPLGVVGIIYEARPNVTVDAAALCLKSGNAVLLRGSSSAYASNTALVGILRDAIVSAGLPADAIQLVPGESRDSVRELMRARGLVDVLIPRGGASLIKTVVEESIVPVIETGTGNCHVYVDAQADLAMAVDILVNSKAQRPSVCNSAETLLVHRDIADAFLPLALDALADAGVTVHGDERVLAYAEDSKVTALAATDEDWAAEYLSYDIAAGVVDSLDDAVAHIRRWTSGHTEAIVTTSQAAARLFTQLVDSTTVAVNASTRFTDGGQFGFGAEIGISTQKLHARGPMGLPELTSTKYIVTGDGHVR, from the coding sequence ATGACCTCGCTCGATGCCACGACCTCACCCGTGATCGCCACCGCGCAAGCCGCCCGGACCGCCGCCGCGGCCATCGCCCCGCTCCCGCGGTCCGCCAAGGACAAGGCCCTGCTGGCCATCGCGGACGCGCTGGAGGCCCGTACGGCCGAGATCGTCGAGGCCAACGCCGTCGACACGGCGAAGGCGGCCGCCGCCGGGACCAGCGAGACGGTCATCGACCGCCTCACCCTCACCCCCGACCGCATCGCGGCCATCGCCTCCGACGTCCGCGACGTCGCGGCCCTGCCCGACCCCGTCGGCGAGGTCGTCCGCGGCTCCACGCTCCCCAACGGCATCGACCTGCGCCAGATCCGCGTCCCGCTCGGCGTCGTCGGCATCATCTACGAGGCCCGCCCCAACGTCACCGTCGACGCCGCCGCCCTCTGCCTGAAGTCCGGCAACGCCGTCCTCCTGCGCGGCTCCTCCTCGGCCTACGCCTCCAACACCGCCCTCGTCGGCATCCTGCGCGACGCCATCGTGTCGGCCGGTCTCCCCGCCGACGCCATCCAGCTCGTACCGGGCGAGTCCCGCGACTCCGTCCGCGAGCTGATGCGCGCCCGCGGCCTCGTGGACGTCCTCATCCCGCGCGGCGGTGCCTCGCTCATCAAGACCGTGGTCGAGGAATCCATCGTCCCGGTCATCGAGACCGGTACCGGCAACTGCCACGTCTACGTGGACGCCCAGGCCGACCTGGCCATGGCCGTGGACATCCTCGTCAACTCCAAGGCCCAGCGCCCCTCCGTCTGCAACTCCGCGGAGACCCTGCTCGTCCACCGGGACATCGCCGACGCCTTCCTGCCCCTGGCCCTGGACGCGCTCGCCGACGCCGGCGTGACCGTCCACGGCGACGAGCGGGTGCTCGCGTACGCGGAGGACTCCAAGGTCACCGCGCTGGCCGCCACCGACGAGGACTGGGCCGCCGAGTACCTCTCGTACGACATCGCCGCGGGCGTCGTCGATTCCCTCGACGACGCCGTCGCCCACATCCGACGCTGGACCTCCGGCCACACCGAGGCGATCGTCACCACCTCGCAGGCCGCCGCGCGCCTCTTCACCCAGCTGGTCGACTCGACCACGGTCGCCGTGAACGCGTCCACCCGGTTCACGGACGGTGGTCAGTTCGGCTTCGGCGCGGAGATCGGCATCTCCACGCAGAAGCTGCACGCCCGGGGCCCGATGGGGCTTCCCGAGCTCACCTCCACCAAGTACATCGTCACCGGCGACGGTCACGTACGGTAG